A single Cupriavidus sp. D39 DNA region contains:
- a CDS encoding ABC transporter ATP-binding protein, with the protein MVSVRDLRVTFSGGGKTIRAVNGVSLQVAPGETLALIGESGSGKSVTLRALMRLHPPRRTRMEGEIRIDGTDVTALDGRGLARLRGGKVAMVFQEPLLALDPVYTIGQQIIECIRTHDRVSAAEARQRALRALESVRIPSPERRLAAYPHEMSGGMRQRAMIALALSANPKVLLADEPTTALDATVQIQVLILLRELQRELGLSIVFVTHDIGAAVEIADRVAVMYGGRIVEEGPIRTILRAARHPYTMALLQSRQHGMDRGQRLQTIAGSPPDLSALPPGCSFAPRCPHARAQCLEAVPQATALGGGHSVSCVLANEPVAAEALA; encoded by the coding sequence ATGGTGTCAGTGCGCGACCTGCGTGTGACCTTCTCCGGCGGCGGCAAGACCATTCGCGCCGTCAACGGCGTGTCGCTCCAGGTGGCGCCGGGTGAGACGCTCGCCTTGATCGGCGAATCCGGTTCCGGCAAGAGCGTGACGCTGCGCGCGCTGATGCGCCTGCATCCGCCGCGCCGCACCCGCATGGAAGGCGAGATCCGCATCGATGGCACCGACGTCACCGCCCTCGATGGCCGCGGCCTCGCCCGCCTGCGCGGCGGCAAGGTGGCGATGGTGTTCCAGGAACCGTTGCTGGCGCTGGACCCGGTCTACACGATCGGCCAGCAGATCATCGAATGCATCCGCACCCACGACCGCGTCAGCGCCGCCGAGGCGCGCCAGCGTGCGCTGCGCGCGCTGGAGTCCGTGCGCATTCCCAGCCCCGAGCGGCGCCTGGCGGCCTATCCGCACGAGATGTCCGGCGGCATGCGCCAGCGCGCCATGATCGCGCTGGCGCTGTCGGCCAACCCCAAGGTCCTGCTGGCCGACGAGCCCACCACCGCGCTGGACGCCACCGTGCAGATCCAGGTGCTGATCCTGCTGCGCGAGCTGCAGCGCGAGCTTGGCCTGTCGATCGTGTTCGTCACCCATGACATCGGCGCGGCCGTGGAGATCGCCGACCGCGTTGCCGTGATGTACGGCGGGCGCATCGTCGAGGAAGGCCCGATCCGCACCATCCTGCGCGCCGCGCGCCATCCCTATACGATGGCGCTGTTGCAAAGCCGCCAGCACGGCATGGACCGCGGCCAGCGGCTGCAGACCATCGCCGGCTCGCCACCCGACCTGTCCGCGCTGCCGCCCGGCTGCAGCTTTGCCCCGCGCTGCCCGCACGCACGCGCGCAATGCCTGGAGGCGGTGCCGCAGGCCACCGCGCTGGGTGGCGGGCATAGCGTGAGCTGCGTGCTGGCCAATGAGCCGGTCGCCGCCGAAGCCCTGGCGTAA
- a CDS encoding ABC transporter permease, whose translation MEMTLKKPALVPVVQRSPGYWTTVGKRLLRNKLAMLAALILLALVLMAIFAPVLMPADPYAASIMKRLKPIGTEHYLLGTDELGRDLLSRLMLGARLSLFMGITPVLIAFVIGSALGIVAGYAGGWTNTVIMRLVDILYAFPSVLLAIALSGTLGAGVGNALLSLTIVFVPQIVRVAESVTTQVRNREFVDAARASGASSLTIVRAHVLNNVLGPIFVYATSLISVSMILASGLSFLGLGVKPPEPEWGLMLNTLRTAIYTQPLVAALPGAMIFLTSISFNLLADGIRSAMEIKD comes from the coding sequence ATGGAAATGACGTTGAAAAAACCCGCCCTTGTGCCCGTCGTGCAGCGCTCGCCCGGCTACTGGACCACGGTGGGCAAACGCCTGCTGCGCAACAAGCTGGCCATGCTGGCCGCGCTGATCTTGCTGGCGCTGGTGCTGATGGCGATCTTCGCGCCCGTGCTGATGCCGGCCGATCCGTACGCGGCCTCGATCATGAAGCGCCTCAAGCCGATCGGCACGGAGCACTACCTGCTCGGCACCGACGAACTGGGACGCGACCTGCTGTCCCGCCTGATGCTGGGTGCGCGGCTGTCGCTGTTCATGGGCATCACGCCGGTGCTGATCGCTTTTGTGATCGGCAGCGCGCTGGGCATTGTCGCGGGCTATGCCGGCGGCTGGACCAATACCGTGATCATGCGGCTGGTCGACATCCTCTACGCCTTTCCTTCGGTGCTGCTGGCCATCGCGCTGTCGGGCACGCTGGGCGCGGGCGTGGGCAATGCGCTGCTGTCGCTCACCATTGTGTTCGTGCCGCAGATCGTGCGCGTGGCGGAGAGCGTGACCACGCAGGTGCGCAACCGCGAGTTCGTCGATGCGGCGCGCGCCTCCGGCGCTTCGTCCCTGACCATCGTGCGCGCCCACGTGCTCAACAACGTGCTGGGACCGATCTTTGTCTATGCCACCAGCCTGATCTCGGTGTCGATGATCCTGGCCTCGGGGCTGTCCTTCCTGGGTCTCGGCGTCAAGCCGCCCGAGCCGGAATGGGGCCTGATGCTCAACACGCTGCGCACCGCCATCTACACGCAGCCGCTGGTTGCCGCCCTGCCCGGCGCCATGATCTTCCTGACCTCGATCTCCTTCAACCTGCTCGCCGATGGCATTCGCTCGGCGATGGAAATCAAGGATTGA
- a CDS encoding ABC transporter permease: protein MFYLLRRVVYAIPILLGVALLCFSLVHIAPGDPLVSVLPPDASEDLRRQLTALYGFDKPFLEQFLHWLTRALHGDLGTSIATNRPVMSEVMTAVINSVRLAAVATLIGFTFGCLFGFVAGYFRDSAADRTASFLSVFGVSMPHYWLGMVLVIVFSVFLGWLPATGAGPGGSGDWAWNWEHIQYMVLPAVTMSVIPMGIVARTIRALVAEILSNEFIVGLKARGLSELAVFRHVLKNVAPTALSVMGLQLGYLLGGSILIETVFSWPGTGFLLNSAIFQRDFPLLQGTILVLAVFFVLLNLLVDALQTLFDPRIQRN from the coding sequence ATGTTCTACCTGCTGCGCCGCGTCGTCTACGCGATCCCCATCCTGCTCGGGGTCGCCCTGCTCTGCTTCTCGCTGGTCCATATCGCGCCAGGCGACCCGCTGGTGTCGGTGCTGCCGCCCGATGCCTCCGAGGACCTGCGCCGCCAGCTCACCGCGCTCTACGGCTTCGATAAGCCCTTCCTCGAACAATTCCTGCACTGGCTCACCCGCGCGCTGCACGGCGACCTGGGCACCTCCATCGCCACCAACCGCCCGGTGATGAGCGAGGTGATGACGGCGGTGATCAACTCGGTACGGCTGGCCGCGGTGGCCACGCTGATCGGCTTTACCTTCGGCTGCCTGTTCGGTTTCGTGGCGGGCTACTTCCGCGATTCCGCGGCGGACCGCACGGCCTCCTTCCTGTCCGTCTTCGGCGTGAGCATGCCGCACTACTGGCTGGGCATGGTGCTGGTGATCGTGTTCTCCGTATTCCTCGGCTGGCTGCCCGCCACGGGCGCCGGCCCCGGCGGCTCGGGGGACTGGGCATGGAACTGGGAACATATCCAGTACATGGTGCTGCCTGCGGTGACGATGTCGGTGATCCCGATGGGCATCGTGGCGCGCACCATCCGCGCGCTCGTGGCTGAGATCCTTTCCAATGAATTCATTGTCGGCCTGAAGGCGCGTGGCTTGTCGGAGCTCGCCGTGTTCCGCCATGTGCTGAAGAACGTGGCGCCCACCGCGCTGTCGGTGATGGGCCTGCAGCTTGGTTACCTGCTGGGCGGCTCGATCCTGATCGAGACCGTGTTCTCCTGGCCCGGCACGGGCTTCCTGCTTAACTCGGCGATCTTCCAGCGCGACTTTCCGCTGTTGCAGGGAACCATCCTCGTGCTCGCCGTGTTCTTCGTGCTGCTGAACCTGCTGGTCGATGCGCTTCAGACCTTGTTCGATCCGCGCATCCAGCGCAACTGA